In a single window of the Planctomycetota bacterium genome:
- a CDS encoding O-antigen ligase family protein, producing the protein MTTMPLTPTLADPAPSRARWLLALMIFGCFFLATQNLGSPLEWRDDGSADIASRVDRVAGGQATRQIGFLALAGFGTLGLLLPSKQGRRELVWPVLYPLVAIVAWAYLSMLWSDNRGLTARRLVVFTAMWTSIAALVKHFRPRDLAFVVAFYGIVTLSLGLYAEWMHRGQAGSQVWRFSGTGSPNHAGLNAFLLSLAMLHGLGRRGFFGAGTSWRWLVLLGAMGILWMTRSRTALAITVTSLGVAAALMTRPGRAVAVATISGIAIAGVIFLFHTGVLGPVWEAALMGRDSANIRTMTGRTDIWAFTLQEATGDVARLVVGHGHDTFWSPERTQAVSQKTAFPISEAHNAYLESWMNLGMIGLFAWPMAVGGSALVWLSRGRTDTGVWSADAAMAIALSLAALVHGFAESAFTHAQFATFALFGFCAFAAIRPAEQEAT; encoded by the coding sequence ATGACGACGATGCCACTGACGCCGACGCTGGCCGACCCCGCGCCGTCGCGGGCGAGGTGGCTGCTGGCATTGATGATCTTCGGCTGCTTCTTCCTAGCGACGCAGAACCTTGGCAGCCCGCTGGAGTGGCGCGACGACGGCAGCGCCGACATCGCCAGCCGCGTTGATCGCGTGGCCGGCGGACAGGCGACGCGGCAGATCGGCTTCCTCGCCCTTGCCGGCTTTGGCACGCTGGGCCTGCTCTTGCCGAGCAAGCAAGGCAGGCGTGAGCTCGTCTGGCCGGTGCTCTATCCGCTGGTGGCGATCGTCGCCTGGGCGTACCTGTCGATGCTCTGGAGCGACAACCGCGGCCTGACGGCCCGAAGACTCGTCGTCTTCACCGCGATGTGGACGAGCATCGCCGCGCTCGTCAAACACTTCCGGCCGCGCGACCTCGCGTTCGTCGTCGCGTTCTACGGCATCGTGACCCTCAGCCTGGGCCTCTACGCCGAGTGGATGCACCGCGGGCAGGCCGGCAGCCAGGTTTGGCGATTCAGCGGGACTGGCAGTCCGAATCACGCGGGTTTGAACGCGTTTCTGCTCAGCCTCGCCATGCTGCACGGCCTTGGCCGGCGTGGGTTTTTCGGGGCCGGCACGTCGTGGCGATGGCTCGTTCTGCTAGGCGCGATGGGCATTCTGTGGATGACACGGAGCCGGACGGCACTCGCGATCACGGTCACATCGCTCGGTGTGGCGGCCGCGCTGATGACGCGACCGGGCCGGGCCGTTGCGGTTGCGACCATCAGCGGGATCGCCATCGCTGGCGTCATCTTCCTCTTCCACACCGGTGTGCTCGGACCGGTCTGGGAGGCGGCGCTCATGGGTCGCGACAGCGCGAACATCCGCACGATGACGGGTCGCACCGACATCTGGGCCTTCACGCTTCAAGAGGCAACAGGCGACGTCGCCCGACTCGTCGTCGGCCACGGACACGACACGTTCTGGTCGCCCGAACGAACGCAGGCCGTCAGCCAGAAGACGGCGTTTCCGATCAGCGAGGCACACAACGCGTACCTCGAAAGCTGGATGAATCTTGGAATGATCGGGCTTTTTGCCTGGCCGATGGCGGTCGGCGGATCGGCGCTGGTGTGGCTGAGCCGCGGACGAACCGACACCGGCGTCTGGTCGGCGGATGCGGCGATGGCGATCGCGCTCTCGCTCGCCGCGCTCGTCCACGGATTTGCCGAGTCGGCCTTCACGCACGCGCAGTTCGCGACGTTCGCGCTCTTCGGCTTCTGTGCCTTCGCCGCGATCAGGCCTGCGGAACAGGAGGCGACATGA
- a CDS encoding polysaccharide biosynthesis C-terminal domain-containing protein encodes MTLVVPYESDAKEEPTRRQTMRRGLRLGLTLGDQAVVSGTNFLSNVMLAKALAKPELGVYGMAFAGLLFATEAVHALVSTPHQVLLARREKAERSIFNGSALTHALGVGLLVSGIVAIVALAGGGTTFATLAAMAWAVLLRYFVRVFCFTTGTPGWALPLDVITSVIQLGGIWILWQTGNLSATTALLTLGTANVVSASVVLLARRREFRIQWHRVLTDLSATWSLSRWIFASGIVWTVGTHGYPLLIGVVRDKSSAGIWFACYGLAAIANPLLMGITNSLGPAVANRAASGSASDLKRFVGIASLAFAGVMSVYATAAFFLGEWMLQLLYDDKYAGFGNVVGIMALVSIVHALGFASSRGLFALDAARPDFVANILALGVMLGAGTWLTWSFGIRGAAVAMVLSVATGNVYRIVCFFRRVREKAGEA; translated from the coding sequence ATGACGCTTGTCGTGCCCTACGAGTCCGACGCCAAGGAGGAACCGACGCGACGCCAAACCATGCGTCGCGGCCTGCGTTTGGGTCTGACACTCGGCGATCAGGCGGTCGTCAGCGGAACCAACTTCCTGTCGAACGTCATGCTCGCCAAGGCCCTGGCCAAGCCGGAGCTGGGCGTCTACGGCATGGCATTCGCCGGCTTGCTCTTTGCGACCGAGGCGGTCCACGCACTCGTCTCGACGCCGCACCAGGTGTTGCTGGCACGACGCGAAAAGGCCGAGCGATCCATCTTCAACGGCAGCGCGCTGACGCACGCACTGGGCGTCGGCCTGCTCGTCTCCGGCATCGTCGCGATCGTCGCACTCGCCGGCGGCGGGACGACATTCGCGACGCTGGCAGCGATGGCGTGGGCGGTGCTGCTGCGGTACTTCGTCCGAGTCTTCTGCTTCACCACCGGCACGCCCGGCTGGGCCTTGCCGCTGGACGTGATCACGTCAGTCATCCAGCTGGGCGGCATCTGGATTCTGTGGCAAACCGGCAACCTCTCTGCGACGACCGCACTGCTCACGCTCGGCACGGCCAACGTGGTCTCGGCGAGCGTCGTCCTTCTTGCCAGACGACGCGAGTTCCGGATCCAGTGGCACCGCGTGCTGACCGACCTGTCCGCCACGTGGTCGCTTTCGCGTTGGATCTTCGCCAGCGGCATCGTCTGGACCGTCGGCACCCACGGCTATCCGCTGCTCATCGGCGTCGTGCGCGACAAGTCGAGTGCCGGCATCTGGTTCGCCTGCTACGGCCTGGCGGCGATCGCGAATCCGCTACTCATGGGCATCACCAACAGCCTCGGGCCTGCCGTTGCCAATCGCGCGGCCAGTGGGTCAGCGAGTGATCTCAAACGCTTTGTCGGCATCGCGTCGCTCGCCTTTGCGGGCGTGATGTCCGTCTACGCGACGGCAGCGTTTTTCCTTGGTGAATGGATGCTGCAATTGCTCTACGACGACAAGTACGCCGGCTTCGGCAACGTCGTCGGCATCATGGCGCTGGTCAGCATCGTCCACGCACTCGGCTTTGCCAGCAGTCGCGGCCTGTTCGCACTGGATGCGGCGCGACCCGACTTTGTCGCCAACATCCTCGCGCTGGGCGTCATGCTCGGTGCCGGCACGTGGCTCACCTGGAGCTTCGGCATTCGCGGCGCGGCGGTGGCGATGGTGCTGAGCGTCGCGACTGGCAACGTCTATCGCATCGTCTGCTTCTTCCGACGCGTGCGCGAAAAGGCAGGTGAGGCATGA